CAAGAAATATATAGAGAAAAATGGAGATATTATACCCATTCTATACCAGCTGCATGACCTCCTCTGCATCAGAACACAACAGCGATGGCAGGTAGACCAATGCTGCAGCGTTGTCCTAACTCTCCACACTGCTCGATCCTCCAGTTCGCCTATTGTCAACCATTGCATTCCCTCCTCCAAACAGTTTTCCCCCCTTCATTTTATTTTCGTCATGAGACTAAAGACATGCCATCATCTTTATTCCACATAATATCAACAAAAAAATATTCAGTTAGCACAAACATGATGCAAGGCAAGAGTTCAACAGAATATAATCGCAAAACATAAAAACTCCTTTTTACATAAATTGAATAGGGCCAGCTTGCAGATCCAAAATTCACATCACTCGACTCAAAGCATGCATGACAAGGGGATATCAAGGGATGGAGAACCGAATACTCATATGTTTTTACTGGATTATCTCTGTACTGCCTATTTAGTTGATGGATATTGTCCTTGTTGGTCAGGTCTGAACTTTTTAAGAAGAAAGCATGCATAGTTCTTTCAGCAAGTACACATATATGCATCCTGAAACAATAGATAGAAGAGGGGATGTTGTCTGTGCATCCATACATGTGTCGCACCATCTTACTCCATGTCTAAATTAGCAAGATCATAAGAATGGGGGGTTGAGCTACCGTACAACTCACCTTAAAACTCGGCGAGAGAGGACTACCTCGCAGGGAAGAGGGCCTAGATGGGAAGGGAGCGGATAAAACTGGACGCGCTCGGGGAGGGAGGATGCAGAGGAGGCCACCGTAGTTTGTGTCGacgcagctccccgcggccgtgccGCTGCAGCCGCTATTCTGCCGCACAAGCGTCCCAAGGACCGTCCGGAGCAAATCCCATTGTCCTGCTCCCACAGCACGTCGCCAACAACCTATTCGAATCGGATCCGCGCGACACCGACCGGCCAACCCAGCAACACGCCACCGCTTGTCCACCAAGCTCCGACGCCACCATGACCGGATCCAACCTCCCACCCGTCTTCCTCCGCCTCGATGTCTCCCACGTGGCTCTCAAAGCGCCGCCGCCGTGCTCATCGACGAGAGCCGCCGACACCGAAACGACGAGCCGAGAGGAAAGAAGGGGAGAGAGGATGGGGCGGTGCGCGTGAATCTGGGATATTTGTCTTGCTTCGAAGGGAAGGAAAGGGTCCATCGCTGCCTTTAACCCGGGAAGGTGTTATCTGCCGTAACTCTCTCTCGTCAATACAGTAACAGGGACACGTGGACTGCGCGGTTAGTCGCCCTTACCGCACACGTTAATGCTTTTAATTTGAGGCGAGTGCGCGCTGACGGTTCAGTGTTAGAACCTCGCCCTGCTACAATACCTTTTGAAATCCCTTGCAGCCGCGATCTTTGTAGCCACGATTTGCAACATGGATGCGCCGCAGCCTGCTCCCGTACAACCAGGGCAACTAGTTCGGCAGTTCAGATGAGGCCGGGTGATGTGAGGAAGGAGTGATGCCGATGGTACTAGAAAGGAAAGGGATACGACTTGTGGATGTGCAACGAGGAGATAGGATTGAAAAGGACAAGCGGTTTTGATGGGACTTGTGAGGACAAGCGTCGTTTGCTCGAGGAAGTCCGATGTTTTAACTGTTTATCCGCCGGCTGATCGCTATCATCTCCCCTATTTTATTTGCAAGAATTGTATTTTTCATGTCCACGTACTTAAATTGTTAACATTGGGATGCTGCTAGTTAGaggaagagagggagggagagagtgagggggagagagagcaatAGGGTGCATAGCGGCGTCCTGCATgcatgcaagagagagagagaaagagagagagagagcagcaatAGGGATGCAGAGCGGGGTCCCGCAAAGGCGCCCTAGAGTGTTGAATTAGCGCAAAAAATAACCTAACACACCATAGCTTAGCTAgaactaagggcatcttcaacgtcGACCCATAtatttcctcccgcatccgtccgcggacGCGGTGGGACTAGTCCGCAGACACGGATGCGGAAGGCGACCATCCTACGTGACATGCATAtatttcaactactttatgaaccaatcggacgaaattcgtgcaaacacattGGACTTTATACAGACCAGACGACATTCATGCAAACACAACGGGTTTTCATTAGATTTCGAACATTTAAAACAAAAAAGAACCGTTCcgacccgaccctaaacctatcatACTGTAGCGTCCGGCGCCCAAGTCCTTGTCGTCCTCCATCCGCCATCTTCATGAGCACCGACGATAAGACCAATGAAGTGAAGCTGCGGTCTCGACGAGAAAGAGTAGAGCAGGGGAGACACACTGACCCACATGGGACACAACGCCCTGCCGCCTCCCGTGCCCTACTCATTCTCGGAGCAGTCTGCGCCTTGTCTGTCGTCGGTGGACGTGAGATCCATGATAGAAATGATGGTGCCCGCTCTGTCGTCGTCCCATCAGGCTGCCTGATAGTTCGGCGGCGGCGCGTAGGAGGCGCAGCTGGCGACCTGGCTTGTTCTCGTCCGCGATCACCTTCAGCCGCGCCTCCGTGGTGGCCGCTTCCTGGCGAGCAGCGGCTTGAGTGCAGATGGCCTCATAGATCGCACGCTGCTTCGCGACGAAGTTAGGGTTCGCCGTAGCCGTGGTTGCCACGGCCTCCTTGCTCGCGCGCTCGCCGTTGATCTGGCGCTCCACCAGCCGGTGCTGCTATAACCAAAAGAGTTGCTGCTATAACCAAAAGAGTAGAAGGTAACAACACAAGGCATTGCAAAACATTTGGAAAAAAGAAAACCAGAAAGTAACTGTAACAATGTACTATGCTATAAACAAAAACCGAAAAATTGTGTCCAAACAGAGTAGATTCTTCTCATCCAATGTATAGTATTTTGCTCATGGATATCGATCGATCCTCCCATGTACAACACCTAGCTTCTATCTGCCGACACACAAACAGATTAAATAAAATACATTTTCATCATGGGTCGTTGTAAGCGGGAAGCAGATCCTCAACGCAAGGTGTATAGATGAATGACCCGAGGGTAGGCGCGGCGAGAGATCGATGGCGTAGTCCGCTATTTGGATAAAGTGAGCCCAAGTAATGCAATTTGGAGGCACCTAAGTAGTAAGCAAACCCGCTATAATGGCTGCCCAGGAAAACAATTTCCCTGTCAGGGTGATAGCCCAAAAAATCCATTCCATAGTAGCAATTTTTATAACCCTCATTACCGTTGAtcccttcttctcctgcatcagTGACGCTGTCATCACTAGAGTCCCATCCATTGTCCCCTTTGTCACTTGATTCTTCCATACAGGGATCCAATGTCCAAGACTTGCCAATCTTATCTCCTATAAGGTGTCCGTTATAGTGTCGCTGAAAATCATGCTCGAGGTCATTTTGATGCCTTAGCGCCCACTCTATGGTTTGACATGTCTCTGATgcctcttgtaatacccataccgaAATTTGGTACCCGTTGACAGCGGTGTAGTAGATCCTCTGCTTTGATTTTCCAAAATACCCATTGGATTTCTGGTGCGTGTCATTATGCGATACCGGTGCCCCCAAAAGATTATCGAATGTTGGGGTTTTGATCACTGCATACTTTCGATCTTGCAATGACAGCCTAAATAATATTAGAGATAGAGGCATTCGGTAAGCAGCAGTTAAGTGAAACACATAAGCTAAAGACATGAGTAAACAAGTTTTTACTAGATAACAAGGATGATACCTCACGATGAAGTCAACATAGCAATGGAGATAGAATGCTCCCCGCCAGTACACAGCATTACGTCGAAGGGCCCTCGGTCCATGCCGCGCATGTGGGTCCGACCACACGTCTGCCACTGTCACTGCCACGTCGCCTTGTCGAATGAAGTGCCTCTCCTGCCACTGGCCAGTTCTTGACGAGAACAGTTGCACTGCGTATAGGTGCGGTGGCCATTCCACGGAGCCCAATGTGGCCACCTCATCCCGATATTCTGATTTCAAAGACGGCGGCAATTTCTCAAAATCCCTGAAGCTGTACACTCTCGTCCATGATGATCCCTCCTTGGCCTTGCAATGTCTCTTGGGAGACTGATATGGCGGCGCCGGCCTCTCAGGCACGTTAGGGAAGCATAGCACGTCGTAGTGCAACGACACCGTTGGGTCGAACATGAGGTACGTGTGGTTGCGGAAAAAGGGTACGGGCGGCGGAGGCACCGTCGCCCACCGCCGCGTCGCGGGGTTGCACGCATGCATCGCGTCCCCGCATGTGTAGAGGACGCGGACCATGCTGCTGCTGATGGGAATGCGGGGGGTCGTCTGCGGCTGCGCGTCGCGGGAGAAGAAGCTATGGCCCTGCTTGTGGAAGAAATTGATGAAGATGCCACGCAGTGGGCGCGGCGCAAGGTAGGCGCGCAGCAGCCCGCGGCCATCTACGACGGCCCGCCAGCTCTTGCAGACGCAGCGGCAGGCGGCGAGCTGCCGCGGAGGGACGTGCCCGAGGACTTGGTCGAGGAGCTCGTCGGGGAGATCCATGTCGAGATATTAGGGTTTTGGAGTCGGGCTAGTGGCTGCGTGGTCAGAGGCGGAGGCGTGAATACTGAACTCGCGTGGTCGGTCGAGTCTTATATGCCAGTCGATTCGTGGTGCTTTCTTCACGTACGGCCAGTTCGAATCACGCACGAACCCGTCTCGTGGCCAAATCCGTGCGTGCCCCCCGACCCGGTTTTGGCCTCCATCCGTGCGTGAATCCGGGAGCCACCCCGACCTTGCTCGGCTCCCTCCTCACCATCCTCGACGTAGCCACCCACCGGCCACCAGCCGACCAGCGTAGCGTTGGCGACCTGGCCAGCCTGCCAAGATCGTCGCTCTGCTTGTCTTTGTGCAAGTGAGAAGGAATATACGTAACTTTGTGCTTCAGTTAATACGTAACTTTGATAAGAATGAAGTTATCAGATCTATAAGCATTAGGTGATGTTGGACCTTGGAATTGAAGGAGTCAAAAATAAGTTCACTCGAACTCATATTATCGTGCCGATCATTCCAGAAAGGAAGTGTGTTAGGGAAGTGGAGTTTTTGagctcgagctcaaatgagcttggtgaacagtaaaatcagatttttttaaagaaaaatcaGAAAAAAATGATGTTTTTTGAtgaaaacattgacaaaagttttacGTGCTTACAAAATTTCATGTTGAAATCACATTCTTGGAAATAGTGGCAcaaaaacaaaattgatgctctAATAGTGTTATTTTCGAATGCATTTTTTAGTGCAgatttttttttgccatgacttgtACGAATGTCTTTTCGAGTTGAAAATGTGTGGGCGCGTAAAACTTTTGAATGTTTTTTCATTTTTACTGATTTTACTATTCAttccgagctcaaatgagctcgggagcagaagatGACGTTTGGAACATACTTCCATGATCTCTATATTTGAACCTATACAGTCTAACCGACAAACCTCTGTGATAAACACTCCACGCTTGTTTCCTTCCAATCCTTTTCCCGCCCTGTTTTGAGATAATAAAAACGTCATTTATCGAAAAAAACAAGTTAATTACTTTTATCAATTTCCTGTAGCATTCTGTCAGGTGCAAA
The window above is part of the Triticum aestivum cultivar Chinese Spring chromosome 2A, IWGSC CS RefSeq v2.1, whole genome shotgun sequence genome. Proteins encoded here:
- the LOC123185157 gene encoding uncharacterized protein — translated: MDLPDELLDQVLGHVPPRQLAACRCVCKSWRAVVDGRGLLRAYLAPRPLRGIFINFFHKQGHSFFSRDAQPQTTPRIPISSSMVRVLYTCGDAMHACNPATRRWATVPPPPVPFFRNHTYLMFDPTVSLHYDVLCFPNVPERPAPPYQSPKRHCKAKEGSSWTRVYSFRDFEKLPPSLKSEYRDEVATLGSVEWPPHLYAVQLFSSRTGQWQERHFIRQGDVAVTVADVWSDPHARHGPRALRRNAVYWRGAFYLHCYVDFIVRLSLQDRKYAVIKTPTFDNLLGAPVSHNDTHQKSNGYFGKSKQRIYYTAVNGYQISVWVLQEASETCQTIEWALRHQNDLEHDFQRHYNGHLIGDKIGKSWTLDPCMEESSDKGDNGWDSSDDSVTDAGEEGINGNEGYKNCYYGMDFLGYHPDREIVFLGSHYSGFAYYLGASKLHYLGSLYPNSGLRHRSLAAPTLGSFIYTPCVEDLLPAYNDP